The following coding sequences are from one Ignavibacteriota bacterium window:
- the ssnA gene encoding putative aminohydrolase SsnA, translating to MILKNCSLAVLSSSKVINVDVRIENGKITEQKKQITPRRGEEIIDLTGKIVMPGFVNAHTHLYSSLARGMSAPKIPPKNFLEILLKIWWKLDRALDEESIYYSAFVGAIEAALCGTTTLIDHHASPKAIDGSLDIIKQAMNEVGLRGVLCYEVTDRGGMNERNKGLLENERFIQANKTNQQFRGMVGAHASFTLGNESLRLLGEMAERNQTGVHIHAAEDKCDIVDAEENYRQSVAERLKQWNILKKESILAHCIHHSHKDFQTIHQHNCWLVHNPRSNMNNAVGYAPVHLFGERVALGTDGFPGDMFEEARTAFFKSKDMRYESWDMNRKTHSPFTTHQSPDFSKLATGGQTLISEIFQQKFGTLNAGSVADLLVLDYQSPTPVTKENLAGHFLFGMRSANVESVMVGGKWIVWNRQFPGIEVESIMNKARKSAKKLWERLRKL from the coding sequence ATGATTTTAAAAAATTGTTCACTTGCCGTTCTATCCTCATCGAAGGTTATCAATGTTGATGTCAGAATCGAAAACGGCAAAATAACCGAACAAAAGAAACAAATCACTCCACGACGTGGTGAAGAAATTATTGACCTTACCGGAAAAATAGTCATGCCGGGTTTTGTCAATGCGCATACGCATTTGTACTCGAGTCTTGCGAGGGGAATGTCTGCGCCGAAAATTCCTCCGAAAAATTTTCTGGAAATTTTGCTGAAGATTTGGTGGAAACTTGACCGTGCGCTTGATGAAGAATCCATCTATTATAGTGCGTTCGTTGGCGCAATCGAAGCGGCTCTCTGCGGAACCACGACGTTGATTGACCATCACGCGTCACCAAAAGCAATTGACGGTTCGCTCGATATTATCAAACAAGCGATGAACGAAGTTGGTTTGCGCGGCGTCCTTTGCTACGAAGTAACCGACCGTGGCGGAATGAACGAACGGAACAAGGGATTGTTGGAAAACGAGCGTTTCATTCAGGCAAACAAAACCAATCAACAGTTTCGCGGAATGGTTGGCGCACATGCTTCGTTCACTCTTGGAAATGAGTCGCTCCGGTTGCTTGGAGAAATGGCTGAGCGAAATCAAACCGGTGTTCACATTCACGCCGCAGAAGATAAATGCGATATTGTTGATGCGGAAGAAAACTATCGCCAATCAGTTGCTGAACGATTGAAGCAATGGAACATTTTGAAAAAAGAATCAATCCTTGCTCACTGTATTCATCATTCGCATAAAGATTTTCAGACAATTCATCAACACAACTGTTGGTTGGTGCATAATCCCCGCTCGAACATGAACAACGCGGTTGGGTATGCGCCGGTTCATCTCTTCGGCGAGCGAGTAGCGCTTGGGACGGATGGCTTTCCGGGAGATATGTTTGAGGAAGCGAGAACAGCTTTCTTCAAAAGCAAAGATATGAGATATGAGTCTTGGGATATGAACAGGAAAACTCACTCACCATTCACGACTCACCAATCACCCGACTTCAGTAAGTTAGCAACTGGCGGGCAAACTTTGATTTCCGAAATTTTTCAGCAAAAATTCGGAACATTGAATGCTGGAAGTGTTGCTGATTTGCTCGTGCTTGATTATCAATCACCGACACCGGTAACAAAAGAAAATCTTGCCGGACATTTTTTGTTTGGCATGCGTTCAGCGAATGTTGAATCGGTGATGGTCGGTGGGAAATGGATTGTGTGGAACCGGCAGTTTCCCGGAATTGAAGTTGAGAGCATCATGAACAAGGCAAGGAAATCAGCCAAGAAGTTGTGGGAGAGGTTGAGAAAACTTTGA
- a CDS encoding HEPN domain-containing protein gives MNQGDISALMSRRLQQANDAVTQAETLLGIGQSFGAANRAYYAMFYATLAILLSKNLGSSKHTGVLALFDKNFVRTNEVETTWSKMLHRAFTLRNQGDYDDWMSVSENDARLMCDDAKEFVSWAHQWLRKRNFI, from the coding sequence ATGAATCAGGGCGATATTTCTGCGTTGATGTCTCGTCGTTTGCAACAAGCGAACGATGCGGTAACACAAGCAGAGACATTGCTGGGAATCGGTCAATCGTTTGGCGCTGCGAACCGTGCTTACTACGCGATGTTCTATGCAACGCTTGCCATTCTCTTATCAAAGAATTTAGGAAGTTCGAAGCATACGGGTGTACTGGCATTGTTCGATAAAAATTTTGTCAGGACAAATGAAGTTGAGACAACATGGTCGAAGATGCTTCATCGTGCTTTCACATTGCGGAATCAGGGAGACTATGATGATTGGATGTCGGTGAGCGAGAACGATGCCCGTTTGATGTGTGACGATGCCAAGGAGTTTGTTTCGTGGGCGCATCAGTGGCTTCGTAAACGAAACTTTATTTAA
- a CDS encoding nucleotidyltransferase domain-containing protein translates to MLIESQSPKPDRVLVAKELADAIHSYCRDAKILLYGSTANRTNLEESDVDMLVEVPDSEKKSTLEQVIQDLAWKTGMENNIVFQVWVYGSSEIWKTPRRSSPFITSVYQSGISL, encoded by the coding sequence ATGCTTATTGAATCACAATCTCCGAAACCTGACAGAGTGCTTGTTGCAAAAGAACTTGCTGATGCTATCCATTCTTATTGCCGTGATGCAAAAATATTGTTATACGGTTCGACGGCAAACAGAACGAACTTGGAAGAGAGCGATGTGGATATGTTGGTCGAAGTTCCCGATTCCGAAAAAAAATCAACCCTTGAACAGGTAATACAAGACCTTGCCTGGAAGACCGGTATGGAAAATAATATCGTGTTCCAAGTATGGGTTTATGGTTCATCGGAGATTTGGAAAACACCAAGGCGCTCCTCACCGTTCATAACTTCTGTGTATCAATCCGGAATTTCGTTATGA